Proteins encoded by one window of Mesorhizobium sp. INR15:
- the hdaA gene encoding DnaA regulatory inactivator HdaA has product MGDFKIDPPRQLPLDLGHGTGYSRDDLVVSGTNSQAVALVDRWPDWPSAVVVLAGPAGSGKTHLASIWRSRANAVAVEARHIGDCIATLGSRPAAIDDVDTGVIDEQGLFHLINAVRGANSQLLLTARRFPSAWGVALPDLASRLKAAATVEIHEPDDLLLAGVITKLFADRQVEVEPHVVQYLVRRIERSLATAMRVVERLDRTALERKTPITRALAAETVSAMDEGQGEFEV; this is encoded by the coding sequence ATGGGTGATTTCAAAATCGATCCGCCGCGTCAGCTGCCGCTCGATCTCGGTCACGGTACCGGCTATTCGCGTGACGACCTTGTCGTGTCAGGCACCAACAGCCAGGCGGTGGCGCTTGTCGACCGCTGGCCCGACTGGCCGTCTGCGGTCGTGGTGCTGGCCGGTCCGGCAGGGTCCGGCAAAACACATCTGGCCTCGATCTGGCGCTCGCGCGCCAACGCGGTCGCGGTCGAAGCCAGACATATTGGCGACTGCATCGCAACGCTCGGCAGCCGTCCGGCGGCGATCGACGATGTCGACACTGGCGTTATCGACGAGCAGGGCCTTTTTCATCTGATCAATGCGGTGCGCGGCGCCAATTCGCAGCTGCTGCTGACCGCGCGCCGCTTCCCCTCGGCCTGGGGCGTTGCCTTGCCCGATCTCGCTTCGCGGTTGAAAGCGGCTGCGACGGTCGAAATCCATGAGCCCGACGACCTTTTGCTGGCCGGCGTCATCACCAAGCTGTTCGCCGACCGCCAGGTCGAGGTCGAGCCGCATGTCGTGCAATATCTGGTGCGCCGCATCGAACGTTCGCTGGCAACCGCCATGCGGGTGGTCGAGCGGCTTGACCGCACCGCATTGGAACGCAAGACTCCAATCACTCGAGCGCTCGCCGCCGAGACGGTCAGCGCCATGGACGAAGGGCAGGGCGAGTTCGAGGTTTAG
- a CDS encoding CDP-alcohol phosphatidyltransferase family protein gives MTIPNLITILRLVLVPAVVLAMLQARWDWAFAGFVVAGISDGVDGFIARHFNQQSKLGAYLDPIADKLLLVSVFVVMGFIGQLPLWLVVTMVSRDALIVCAVILSTVMAHPVEMRPLFVSKANTAIQIVLAAVVLGELALAVHLDPLRPTLILLSGVLTVASAAAYLVAWLRHMSGYDEGSTPGT, from the coding sequence TTGACCATTCCCAATCTGATCACCATCCTGCGCCTGGTGCTGGTTCCGGCGGTGGTGCTTGCCATGCTGCAGGCGCGCTGGGACTGGGCCTTTGCCGGCTTCGTCGTCGCCGGCATTTCGGACGGCGTCGACGGTTTCATCGCTCGCCATTTCAACCAGCAATCAAAGCTCGGCGCCTATCTCGATCCGATTGCCGACAAACTGCTTCTTGTCTCGGTGTTCGTGGTCATGGGCTTCATCGGGCAACTGCCGCTGTGGCTGGTCGTCACCATGGTGTCGCGCGATGCGCTGATCGTCTGCGCGGTCATCCTGTCCACCGTGATGGCCCATCCGGTCGAGATGCGGCCTCTGTTCGTTTCGAAAGCCAACACCGCCATTCAGATTGTCCTGGCGGCGGTGGTGCTGGGTGAGCTTGCCCTTGCCGTTCACCTCGATCCGCTTCGGCCCACCCTCATATTGCTGTCCGGGGTCTTGACCGTGGCTTCGGCCGCGGCCTATCTCGTGGCTTGGCTGAGGCATATGAGCGGTTATGACGAAGGCTCCACTCCGGGCACCTGA
- the purM gene encoding phosphoribosylformylglycinamidine cyclo-ligase — MSKRDPGQPETDKLKNGLTYAEAGVDIDAGNLMVEKIKPLVRATRRPGADGEIGGFGGLFDLKAAGFTDPVLVAANDGVGTKLKIAIDAGKHDTIGIDLVAMCVNDIVVQGAEPLFFLDYFATGKLDPDQGAAIVGGIAEGCRQAGCALIGGETAEMPGMYHGNDYDLAGFAVGAAERGQLLPTDDIVEGDVLLGLASSGLHSNGFSLVRRIVAASGLAWGDPAPFNDSATLAEALLEPTRIYVKSLLKAIRGTHGIKALAHITGGGFPENIPRVLPKDFSAELDLEAIDVPPVFSWLAKTGGVAPEEMMRTFNCGVGMILVVASGQAAQVAAVLQEAGETVTPIGRIVPRRDTGVIYRGSIGL, encoded by the coding sequence ATGAGCAAGCGCGACCCAGGTCAGCCGGAAACAGACAAGCTCAAGAACGGGCTCACCTATGCCGAGGCTGGCGTCGACATCGATGCCGGCAATCTCATGGTCGAGAAGATCAAGCCATTGGTTCGCGCCACGCGCCGGCCCGGCGCTGATGGCGAGATCGGTGGGTTTGGCGGGCTGTTCGATCTCAAGGCCGCCGGCTTCACCGATCCTGTGCTGGTTGCCGCCAATGACGGCGTCGGCACCAAGCTGAAGATCGCCATCGACGCCGGCAAGCACGACACGATCGGCATCGACCTTGTCGCCATGTGCGTCAACGACATTGTCGTGCAAGGCGCCGAGCCGCTGTTCTTCCTCGACTATTTCGCCACCGGCAAGCTTGATCCCGACCAGGGCGCCGCGATCGTCGGCGGCATCGCCGAGGGCTGCCGTCAGGCCGGCTGCGCGCTGATCGGCGGCGAGACCGCGGAAATGCCCGGCATGTACCATGGCAACGACTATGATCTTGCCGGCTTTGCCGTGGGTGCCGCTGAACGTGGCCAGTTGTTGCCGACCGACGACATCGTCGAAGGTGACGTGCTGCTCGGCCTGGCCTCGTCTGGCCTGCATTCCAACGGCTTTTCGCTGGTCCGCCGCATCGTCGCGGCAAGCGGCCTGGCGTGGGGCGATCCGGCGCCCTTCAATGACAGCGCTACACTGGCCGAGGCGCTGCTCGAGCCGACGCGCATCTATGTCAAATCGCTGCTCAAGGCGATCCGTGGCACGCATGGCATCAAGGCGCTGGCTCACATTACCGGCGGCGGCTTCCCCGAAAACATCCCGCGTGTCCTGCCCAAGGACTTTTCCGCGGAGCTCGATCTTGAAGCGATCGACGTTCCGCCGGTGTTCTCGTGGCTGGCCAAGACCGGCGGCGTGGCGCCGGAAGAGATGATGCGGACCTTCAATTGCGGCGTCGGCATGATCCTTGTCGTAGCCTCTGGCCAGGCGGCGCAGGTCGCGGCCGTGCTGCAGGAAGCCGGTGAGACGGTCACGCCGATCGGCCGTATCGTGCCACGCCGCGATACAGGCGTGATCTATCGGGGCTCGATCGGACTATGA
- a CDS encoding AI-2E family transporter has protein sequence MTKAPLRAPDNEAAVIEAAAADLAASAAFRRQIFFWLAGAALLALFLYVFSAILLPFVAGMVLAYFLDPVADRLERLGLSRIMATVVILITFLVVLVLAFVILIPVLATQMADFASKLPEYLTKLQGLLTSFDPKWLEQKFGVNANGLRDGLSSLLSSGFGLVTTVFTSLWSSGVALVSVVSLFVVTPVVAFYMLLDWDRMVAVIDSWVPRDNVATVRAIAKDINTATAGFVRGQGTLCLVLGAMYATGLTLTGLNFGILIGLFAGLISFIPYVGSLTGLVLAVGVAFVQFWPDWTMIVAVAVVFFIGQFIEGNILQPRLVGKSVGLHPVWLMFALFAFGALFGFVGLLIAVPASAAVAVLVRFAIARYLESPLYKGHGADPVPELQGRRRKTVKP, from the coding sequence ATGACGAAGGCTCCACTCCGGGCACCTGACAACGAAGCAGCGGTAATCGAAGCTGCAGCCGCCGATCTTGCCGCGTCCGCCGCGTTCCGCCGGCAAATCTTCTTCTGGCTGGCCGGCGCTGCCCTGCTGGCGCTTTTCCTCTATGTTTTCAGTGCAATCCTGCTGCCGTTCGTCGCCGGCATGGTGCTCGCCTATTTCCTCGATCCGGTCGCTGACCGGCTGGAGCGGCTGGGCCTTTCGCGCATCATGGCAACGGTGGTCATCCTCATCACTTTTCTCGTCGTGCTGGTGCTGGCCTTTGTCATCCTCATTCCGGTCTTGGCGACGCAGATGGCTGATTTCGCCTCCAAGCTGCCGGAATACCTGACCAAGCTGCAAGGCCTGCTTACCTCCTTCGATCCGAAATGGCTGGAACAGAAATTCGGCGTCAACGCCAATGGCTTGCGTGACGGATTGAGCTCGCTGTTGTCCTCCGGGTTCGGCCTTGTCACCACGGTCTTCACCTCGCTGTGGAGTTCCGGCGTGGCGCTGGTGTCGGTGGTCAGCCTCTTCGTGGTGACGCCGGTCGTCGCCTTCTACATGCTGCTTGATTGGGATCGCATGGTCGCGGTCATCGACAGCTGGGTGCCGCGCGACAATGTCGCCACGGTGCGCGCCATTGCCAAGGACATCAACACGGCCACCGCCGGTTTCGTGCGCGGACAAGGCACGCTCTGCCTGGTTCTGGGCGCCATGTATGCCACCGGGCTGACGCTGACCGGCTTGAATTTCGGCATCCTCATCGGCCTGTTCGCTGGGCTGATCTCGTTCATCCCTTATGTCGGCTCGTTGACCGGGCTGGTGCTGGCTGTCGGCGTCGCTTTCGTCCAGTTCTGGCCGGACTGGACCATGATCGTTGCTGTCGCCGTGGTCTTCTTCATCGGCCAGTTCATCGAAGGCAACATCCTGCAGCCGAGGCTGGTCGGCAAAAGCGTCGGCCTGCATCCGGTGTGGCTGATGTTCGCGCTGTTTGCCTTCGGCGCCTTGTTTGGCTTCGTCGGTCTGCTGATTGCCGTGCCAGCCTCGGCGGCGGTAGCCGTGCTGGTGCGCTTTGCCATCGCGCGCTATCTGGAATCCCCGCTCTACAAGGGGCACGGCGCCGACCCCGTTCCAGAGTTGCAGGGCCGCCGCCGCAAGACAGTCAAGCCATGA